TTGTCACGGTAAATGCCTATGGTGATGAGTCCGTCGACTTCGCCAATCCCGAGGCGGTGAAAGCGCTGAATCAGGCGTTGTTGCAACACTTTTATCAGATTGAACACTGGACGATTCCAGACGGTTTTCTGTGCCCGCCGATTCCCGGCCGTGCCGATTACATTCACCATCTGGCTGACTTGCTGGCGGAAGATAACCGCTCGGTGGTACCACGCGAGGCTTCCGTGCTGGATATCGGCTGCGGCGCTAACTGCATTTATCCGCTGATTGGGCATCGAGAATACGGCTGGCGTTTTACCGGCAGCGAAATTAATCCACTTGCAATGAAAGCGGCTAATCAGACGATTGAGGCGAATCCCGGTTTGAATCGGTCGATTCGCCTGCGTCGTCAGAAAAGCAGCAAAGCGATACTGGCAGGGATTATTCACAAGAACGACACATTTGATGCGGTCATGTGTAATCCGCCGTTCCATGCGTCCGCGGAAGATGCGCGTCAGGGAACGCAGCGCAAACTGCATAATCTGGGGCTGGATAAGCGCTCACCGCTAAATTTCGGCGGACAGCAGGATGAGCTGTGGTGTGAAGGCGGCGAGTCGGCGTTTATTGGTCAGATGATCAAGGAGAGCGCCAGTTTTGCCCGTCAGTGCCTGTGGTTTACGTCGCTGGTATCGCGCAAAGAGAACCTGCCGGAGATTTATCGCGCGCTGGAAGCGGTTGATGCGGAAAAGGTCAGAACCATCGATATGGCGCAAGGCCAGAAGCAAAGCCGCTTTGTCGCGTGGAGTTTCCTTGATACTGCCGCGCGTACCC
The genomic region above belongs to Pectobacterium colocasium and contains:
- the rlmF gene encoding 23S rRNA (adenine(1618)-N(6))-methyltransferase RlmF, with the protein product MTKPAVQKNGLHPRNRHRDRYDFPALKQSYPALTPFVTVNAYGDESVDFANPEAVKALNQALLQHFYQIEHWTIPDGFLCPPIPGRADYIHHLADLLAEDNRSVVPREASVLDIGCGANCIYPLIGHREYGWRFTGSEINPLAMKAANQTIEANPGLNRSIRLRRQKSSKAILAGIIHKNDTFDAVMCNPPFHASAEDARQGTQRKLHNLGLDKRSPLNFGGQQDELWCEGGESAFIGQMIKESASFARQCLWFTSLVSRKENLPEIYRALEAVDAEKVRTIDMAQGQKQSRFVAWSFLDTAARTRWLQKR